A region from the Microbacterium sp. NC79 genome encodes:
- a CDS encoding sensor histidine kinase: protein MAEVLARPAPTAQEYRTDLWIALGMFVAGVISAGLMTVVNFYGAGQVGIEWALLTTAINSAALAVRRRYPIAVAAIVCATYFASVTFQVPEVHVGNIAMFIALFTAGAWVNNRRLAFWARAIITSLMMLWLFINMYIAATAPVDIDEGLSRAGLFSPYVAYMLLNVLINIAFFGGAWFMGDRSWNAAIEQDKLMQRTRELEAERELTAAQAVALDRVAIARELHDVVAHHVSAMGVQASAARLMMTKEPQLAAEALTTIEASARTAIAELRLLLETLRTNDDSTESTYASTLQLDRLSDLVRHVNDAGMPTAFTILGDERAVPAVVQTNLYRITQECLTNARRHGGPDATADVRLRYDPSFVEIEVSNTGRSMLQVRPGLGQLGMRERAAASGGTIELVPRAHGGLLVRAQIPLTEVGA, encoded by the coding sequence ATGGCCGAAGTTCTTGCCCGCCCGGCTCCCACCGCGCAGGAGTACCGCACCGATCTCTGGATCGCCCTGGGAATGTTCGTTGCGGGTGTCATCAGTGCGGGTCTGATGACGGTCGTCAACTTCTACGGCGCCGGTCAGGTCGGCATTGAGTGGGCGCTGCTCACGACCGCCATCAACAGCGCTGCCCTCGCGGTACGCCGCCGCTACCCGATCGCCGTCGCCGCCATCGTGTGCGCCACATATTTTGCCAGCGTGACCTTCCAGGTTCCAGAAGTCCACGTCGGCAACATTGCCATGTTCATCGCCCTGTTTACCGCGGGCGCGTGGGTGAACAACCGTCGCCTGGCGTTTTGGGCGCGCGCGATCATCACGTCGCTGATGATGCTGTGGCTGTTCATCAACATGTACATCGCAGCAACCGCGCCGGTGGACATCGACGAGGGACTCTCCCGCGCCGGGCTATTCTCCCCCTACGTCGCGTACATGCTGCTCAATGTGCTGATCAACATCGCATTCTTCGGCGGCGCCTGGTTCATGGGTGATCGCTCATGGAACGCCGCGATCGAACAGGACAAGCTCATGCAGCGCACGCGCGAGCTGGAGGCGGAACGCGAGCTCACCGCGGCACAGGCCGTCGCGCTGGATCGCGTCGCGATCGCCCGCGAGCTCCACGACGTCGTCGCCCACCACGTCTCTGCCATGGGTGTGCAGGCGTCGGCCGCACGCCTCATGATGACGAAGGAACCACAGCTCGCCGCCGAGGCGCTCACCACGATCGAAGCGTCCGCGCGCACAGCCATCGCTGAGCTGCGTCTGTTGCTAGAAACCCTGCGCACGAACGATGACAGCACCGAGTCGACCTACGCGTCGACGCTGCAGCTTGACCGTCTTTCCGACCTCGTGCGCCACGTCAACGACGCTGGCATGCCCACGGCTTTCACGATCCTCGGCGACGAGCGCGCGGTTCCGGCCGTCGTACAGACCAACCTGTACCGCATCACCCAGGAGTGCCTCACCAATGCGCGCCGTCACGGCGGGCCCGATGCCACGGCCGACGTTCGCCTGCGTTACGACCCGTCTTTCGTTGAAATTGAAGTGAGCAACACCGGCCGCTCGATGTTGCAGGTTCGCCCCGGACTCGGACAGCTCGGCATGCGGGAACGGGCGGCTGCATCGGGCGGAACCATTGAGTTGGTTCCGCGTGCCCATGGCGGTTTGTTGGTGCGCGCGCAGATTCCCCTGACGGAGGTGGGCGCATGA
- a CDS encoding response regulator transcription factor, with protein sequence MIRVVLVDDHAVMRAGFRMILASTDDIEVVGEASTGREAVAMARELHPDVICMDVQMPDMDGLEATRQIVSDPAVGSAIVVVTTFDRDDYVFQALQAGASGFLLKNAGADELISAVRVAAAGDALLAPEVTKRVIERFASTPAPAAASATATPSVTTQAHISVDLTERELDVLRLLARALSNAEIAAELFIGEATVKSHVSNLLAKLGARDRVAAVVFAHRNGLT encoded by the coding sequence ATGATTCGCGTCGTCCTGGTTGATGACCACGCCGTGATGCGGGCAGGCTTTCGGATGATCCTCGCGTCGACCGATGACATCGAGGTTGTCGGTGAAGCGTCGACGGGGCGCGAGGCCGTTGCTATGGCGCGGGAGCTTCACCCCGACGTGATCTGCATGGACGTGCAGATGCCCGATATGGACGGCCTCGAGGCCACCAGGCAGATCGTGTCAGACCCGGCGGTGGGCTCCGCCATCGTTGTTGTGACCACGTTCGACCGCGATGACTACGTTTTTCAGGCGTTGCAGGCCGGGGCGAGCGGATTCTTGCTCAAGAACGCCGGTGCCGATGAGCTCATCTCCGCCGTACGGGTGGCCGCCGCCGGCGATGCTTTGCTCGCGCCGGAGGTGACCAAGCGCGTCATCGAGCGGTTTGCGTCAACGCCAGCACCCGCCGCCGCGAGCGCGACGGCTACGCCCAGTGTCACAACGCAGGCCCATATTTCCGTCGATCTGACAGAACGTGAGCTCGACGTTCTCCGCCTTCTCGCCCGTGCCCTGTCAAACGCCGAGATCGCGGCCGAACTGTTCATCGGCGAGGCAACCGTGAAGTCACACGTCTCAAACCTGCTCGCCAAGCTCGGCGCCCGCGACCGCGTTGCCGCTGTCGTCTTCGCCCACCGCAACGGCCTCACCTAG
- a CDS encoding NADPH-dependent FMN reductase: MTRTIGYIVGSISSTSINRRLAKALERLAPEGVEIKEIPIKDLGFYSPDHDANYPAEAVAFKQAIADVDGVIIVTPEYSRSIPGVLKNALDWSARPWGQGSFDGKPVAIIGTSGGGIATAAAQQHLKAIFSHYNAPVLGQPEGYVQTTPGLFTEDGEVTNEGTAEFLRSYLAAFEALIERYVPAEELANA; encoded by the coding sequence ATGACTCGCACCATTGGATACATCGTCGGATCGATTTCTTCGACTTCAATCAACCGCCGCCTGGCAAAGGCACTTGAGCGTCTTGCTCCCGAGGGTGTCGAAATCAAGGAGATTCCGATCAAGGACCTCGGCTTCTACTCGCCCGACCACGACGCGAACTACCCCGCTGAGGCTGTCGCCTTCAAGCAGGCCATCGCTGACGTCGACGGTGTCATCATCGTGACGCCCGAGTACAGCCGCTCGATTCCGGGTGTTCTGAAGAACGCTCTGGACTGGTCGGCACGCCCCTGGGGTCAGGGTTCGTTCGACGGCAAGCCTGTTGCGATCATCGGAACCTCGGGTGGTGGCATCGCCACGGCCGCTGCACAGCAGCACCTGAAGGCCATCTTCAGCCACTACAACGCGCCGGTTCTCGGCCAGCCTGAGGGCTACGTTCAGACCACGCCCGGCCTGTTCACCGAAGACGGTGAAGTGACCAACGAGGGTACCGCAGAATTCCTGCGCTCCTATCTCGCCGCATTCGAAGCGCTCATCGAGCGTTACGTTCCGGCCGAAGAGCTCGCTAACGCGTAA
- a CDS encoding ABC transporter ATP-binding protein, which yields MLQLSGISKNYGTRQVLNDVSFTVANNRLTGFVGGNGAGKTTTMRIILGVLTADGGSVTIDGEPVQTTQRRRFGYMPEERGLYPKMGVLDQVAYFARLHGYTKRDAVQKATALLEELSLGERLTDKIESLSLGNQQRVQIAASLVHDPEVLILDEPFSGLDPIAVDTVAQVLQSRAAQGVSVLFSSHQLDVVERLCDDLVIIAGGHIRAAGSRDALREQYASNQYELVSTADTGWLRTQPGIQVTAFDGGNAQFIADQPAAAHAALRTALTHGEVTSFSPLRPTLAQIFKEVIQ from the coding sequence ATGCTGCAACTCAGTGGGATCTCGAAGAATTACGGAACCAGGCAGGTGCTGAACGACGTGTCGTTCACCGTCGCGAACAATCGCCTCACCGGCTTTGTCGGAGGAAACGGTGCAGGCAAGACGACGACGATGCGCATCATTCTCGGTGTGCTCACCGCGGATGGCGGTTCCGTAACCATCGACGGCGAGCCCGTACAAACCACGCAGCGTCGCCGCTTTGGCTACATGCCGGAAGAGCGTGGCCTATACCCGAAGATGGGCGTGCTCGACCAGGTCGCCTACTTCGCCCGCCTGCACGGCTACACCAAGCGCGACGCGGTGCAAAAGGCCACCGCACTGCTCGAAGAACTCAGCCTCGGCGAGCGCCTGACCGACAAGATTGAGTCACTGTCACTCGGCAACCAGCAGCGCGTGCAGATTGCGGCATCGCTCGTGCATGACCCCGAGGTCCTCATCCTCGATGAACCGTTCTCCGGCCTTGACCCCATTGCTGTTGACACGGTCGCGCAGGTTTTGCAGTCGCGCGCCGCACAGGGCGTGTCTGTGCTGTTCTCCAGCCACCAGCTCGATGTCGTTGAGCGCCTGTGTGACGACCTCGTCATCATCGCCGGCGGGCACATTCGCGCCGCAGGCAGCCGCGATGCCCTGCGCGAGCAGTACGCCTCCAACCAGTACGAGCTCGTCTCGACGGCCGACACCGGCTGGCTGCGCACGCAGCCAGGCATCCAGGTCACCGCATTCGACGGCGGCAACGCCCAGTTCATCGCCGATCAGCCCGCTGCGGCACACGCGGCCCTCCGCACCGCACTCACCCACGGTGAGGTCACCAGCTTCAGCCCCCTGCGCCCGACGCTTGCGCAGATCTTCAAGGAGGTCATCCAATGA
- a CDS encoding ABC transporter permease gives MSTAVSPSFGQSVALVAEREITSKLQSKAFVISTLVLFALVLAGILFSGFAGGSLSGETKVAVTSDSSAALAEVPGLELIEVSSVTAAEDALRNDTVEAAVVADPASPTGYTVVTLHEVDNSLTSLLSVAPTTHVLEPSATDPFMRYIVSIGFGVLFMLAATMFGSTITQSVIEEKSTRVVEILISTISTRALLAGKVLGNTVLAMMQVIGIVVVTILGLTITGQAGLLSLLGAPMVWFAVFFLFGFILLAAMFAAAASMVSRQEDAGATTTPITMLIMIPYVLIILFSDNPAVLTAMSYVPFSAPVGMPMRLFLGEAQWWEPLLSLAILAVTAGIAIVVGAKIYDNTLLKMGSRVSLKDALKG, from the coding sequence ATGAGTACCGCCGTTAGCCCCAGCTTTGGTCAGTCCGTCGCTCTCGTCGCGGAGCGCGAAATCACGTCGAAGCTGCAGAGCAAAGCCTTCGTCATCTCCACGTTGGTGCTGTTCGCCCTCGTTCTCGCCGGGATCCTATTCTCTGGCTTTGCTGGCGGCTCGTTGAGCGGCGAGACGAAAGTTGCTGTGACAAGCGACTCCTCCGCTGCCCTCGCCGAGGTTCCGGGGCTCGAGCTCATCGAGGTGTCGTCCGTGACCGCCGCCGAAGACGCGCTTCGCAACGACACCGTTGAGGCAGCCGTCGTCGCAGACCCTGCCTCTCCGACCGGCTACACCGTCGTCACGCTGCACGAGGTCGACAACTCACTGACCTCGCTCCTCTCGGTCGCCCCCACGACACACGTGCTCGAACCGAGTGCCACCGACCCGTTCATGCGTTACATCGTCTCGATCGGCTTCGGCGTGCTGTTCATGCTCGCGGCCACCATGTTCGGCTCCACCATCACCCAGTCGGTGATTGAAGAGAAGTCAACGCGCGTCGTTGAGATCCTCATCTCCACCATCTCGACGCGAGCGTTGCTTGCAGGCAAGGTGCTCGGCAACACTGTGCTCGCCATGATGCAGGTGATTGGCATCGTGGTCGTCACGATCCTGGGGCTCACGATCACCGGCCAGGCGGGCCTGCTGAGCCTGCTCGGCGCACCGATGGTGTGGTTCGCGGTGTTCTTCCTGTTCGGCTTCATCCTGTTGGCCGCGATGTTCGCGGCAGCCGCCTCCATGGTGTCGCGTCAGGAAGACGCGGGCGCCACCACGACGCCCATCACGATGCTGATCATGATTCCCTACGTGCTCATCATCCTGTTCAGCGACAACCCCGCCGTTCTCACCGCGATGTCGTATGTTCCGTTCTCCGCCCCGGTCGGCATGCCGATGCGCCTCTTCCTCGGTGAAGCACAGTGGTGGGAGCCGCTGCTCAGCCTCGCGATCCTCGCCGTCACGGCTGGAATCGCGATCGTGGTGGGCGCGAAGATCTACGACAACACGCTGCTGAAGATGGGCAGCCGGGTATCGCTGAAGGACGCGCTGAAGGGTTAG
- the rraA gene encoding ribonuclease E activity regulator RraA — MSHAFQTADLYDEHGDALDSVSLVMNDMGGRTAFTGRVRTIRCFRDNALVKQTLATDGRGQVLVVDGGGSLESALVGDLIGASAVQHGWAGVIINGVVRDRLALARLPIGIKALGSNPRKSAKDGAGEVDVVVSFGGATFVPGSTVWADADGILVQRAGD, encoded by the coding sequence ATGAGCCATGCTTTTCAGACTGCCGACCTCTACGACGAGCACGGCGACGCCCTTGATTCGGTCAGCCTTGTGATGAATGACATGGGCGGGCGCACCGCCTTCACCGGGCGGGTGCGAACGATCCGGTGCTTTCGCGACAACGCACTCGTGAAGCAGACGCTGGCGACAGATGGCCGCGGTCAGGTGCTCGTCGTTGACGGTGGTGGCTCGCTTGAGTCAGCGCTCGTGGGCGACCTGATTGGCGCCTCGGCGGTGCAGCACGGCTGGGCAGGCGTCATCATCAACGGTGTGGTGCGTGACCGGCTCGCACTGGCGCGACTGCCCATCGGCATCAAAGCGCTGGGATCAAACCCCCGCAAGAGCGCAAAAGATGGCGCCGGCGAAGTCGACGTTGTCGTCTCATTCGGCGGCGCCACCTTTGTTCCCGGATCAACCGTCTGGGCTGATGCCGACGGAATCCTGGTGCAGCGGGCTGGGGACTAA
- a CDS encoding MFS transporter, with protein sequence MTFHPSDAPSEDAGSVANQTPYSDMPIMGEALAHEDGQAPEPARTGSLWRDGNFLTMWSGQALAQLGSQIAELAIPTLAVILLNASELDVGFLNASAVAAFLLVGLPAGAWVDRMRKRHVMIVADAVRALALAVLPMLWFLGTLEMWHMFVVAAVVGIANVFFDVSYQSLVPSLVPATHIAEANGKLESTAQVAGIAGPAVGGWLVGLITAPFAILATVGTYVVSLVALIFTKDTEHLELRTEKGSLVSDIGEGLRWVFGNRYLKRIVATTAVSNFFSTLSFTLLPIFILRELGLSVANMGLIFSLAGVGGLLGAMSVKFIVARVGEARAILLGAIGFSVTAVLLPVAAMVPSVAFVLLVVQGFISSFTVLVYNITQVTFRQRITPRRLLGRMNASIRFVVWGVMPLSALLAGYLGTEFGVVATMWVGAFGQVVSSLFVVFGPFWATRELPATAEA encoded by the coding sequence GTGACTTTCCACCCCTCCGATGCGCCCAGCGAAGATGCTGGTTCCGTCGCCAACCAGACGCCGTACTCTGACATGCCGATCATGGGTGAGGCGCTGGCCCACGAAGACGGGCAGGCGCCCGAGCCGGCGCGCACCGGGTCACTGTGGCGGGACGGCAACTTTCTCACGATGTGGTCGGGCCAGGCGCTCGCGCAGCTGGGCTCGCAAATTGCGGAGCTCGCAATTCCGACGCTCGCCGTCATTCTGCTGAACGCCAGCGAGCTCGACGTCGGGTTCTTGAATGCGTCGGCGGTTGCCGCGTTCTTGCTGGTCGGGTTGCCCGCTGGCGCCTGGGTTGACCGCATGCGCAAACGGCACGTGATGATTGTCGCCGACGCGGTGCGCGCCCTCGCGCTCGCTGTTCTCCCGATGCTGTGGTTTTTGGGAACCCTCGAGATGTGGCACATGTTCGTGGTGGCTGCCGTCGTCGGGATCGCAAACGTATTCTTCGATGTCTCGTACCAGAGCCTGGTTCCGTCGCTCGTGCCAGCCACCCACATCGCAGAAGCGAACGGCAAGCTGGAGTCAACCGCGCAGGTCGCCGGTATCGCCGGGCCCGCGGTGGGCGGCTGGCTTGTCGGCCTGATCACCGCACCGTTCGCGATTCTCGCAACCGTTGGCACCTACGTCGTCAGCCTCGTCGCCCTGATTTTCACGAAGGACACCGAGCACCTGGAACTACGCACCGAGAAGGGCTCGCTCGTCTCCGACATTGGTGAGGGCCTGCGCTGGGTGTTCGGAAACCGCTATTTGAAGCGCATCGTCGCGACCACCGCGGTGAGCAACTTCTTCAGCACCCTGTCATTCACGCTGCTACCGATCTTCATTCTTCGTGAGCTCGGGCTGTCGGTCGCGAACATGGGATTGATCTTCTCGCTCGCCGGTGTCGGTGGTCTCCTCGGCGCGATGTCGGTGAAGTTCATCGTGGCGCGCGTGGGCGAAGCTCGCGCGATTCTACTGGGGGCCATCGGCTTCAGCGTTACCGCCGTGTTGCTGCCCGTCGCCGCCATGGTTCCGTCTGTCGCTTTTGTCTTACTCGTCGTGCAGGGCTTTATTTCCAGCTTCACGGTGCTGGTCTACAACATCACGCAGGTGACGTTTCGTCAGCGCATCACCCCGCGCCGCTTGCTCGGCCGCATGAACGCGTCGATTCGCTTCGTGGTGTGGGGCGTGATGCCGCTTTCTGCCCTGCTCGCCGGGTACTTGGGCACCGAGTTTGGCGTCGTCGCAACCATGTGGGTCGGCGCCTTCGGCCAGGTGGTGAGCTCACTGTTTGTCGTGTTCGGCCCCTTCTGGGCCACACGAGAACTGCCGGCCACGGCAGAGGCGTGA
- a CDS encoding ATP-dependent Clp protease ATP-binding subunit — protein MNNTNPAAQEEQQSALQQFGINLTDRARQGKLDPVIGRDAEIRRVSQVLTRRTKNNPVLIGEPGVGKTAVVEGLAQRIVAGDVAESLKDKELISLDMSALVAGAMYRGQFEERLKNVLKEITESDGKVITFIDELHVLMGAGGGEGSVAASNMLKPMLARGELRLIGATTLNEYREYIEKDAALERRFQQVYVGEPTVEDTIAILRGLKGRYEAHHGVTIADSALVAAAALSNRYLPSRQLPDKAIDLIDESMSRLKMEIDSSPVEIDQLKRQVDRMKLEELALKKEKDPASKERLAALREQLGESEQELAVLQERWARERQGLNRVGDLKKQLDDAITQRDRALREADYAKASKLEYETIKRLEAEIAEAEKAEALSADEPRMVNEQVTEEDIAAVIAAWTGIPVGKLMQGESEKLLHLEAELGKRLIGQKEAVRAVSDAVRRSRAGISDPGRPTGSFLFLGPTGVGKTELAKALAEFLFDDEHAMIRIDMSEYGEKHSVSRLVGAPPGYVGYEAGGQLTEAVRRRPYSVVLLDEVEKAHPEVFDVLLQVMDDGRLTDGQGRTVDFSNVILILTSNIGSPILIDPSLSADAKRDGVMTLVRQAFKPEFINRLDDIVMFQALSIDDLSQIVELAIDQLQRRLKERRLTLAVTPDARAWLAERGYDPIFGARPLRRLIQTEVQNKLATALLAGNVRDGDTVRVDVSADGSGLVLTSGE, from the coding sequence ATGAACAACACCAACCCTGCCGCGCAGGAGGAGCAGCAAAGCGCACTCCAGCAGTTCGGCATTAATCTCACCGATCGCGCCCGGCAGGGCAAGCTTGACCCTGTCATCGGGCGCGATGCGGAGATCCGTCGCGTTAGCCAGGTGTTGACGCGTCGTACCAAGAACAACCCGGTGCTTATCGGTGAACCTGGCGTCGGAAAGACCGCCGTCGTCGAGGGGCTCGCGCAACGCATTGTCGCGGGTGACGTCGCCGAGAGTCTGAAAGATAAAGAGCTGATTTCGCTCGACATGTCTGCGCTGGTAGCCGGCGCCATGTACCGCGGTCAGTTTGAAGAGCGCCTCAAGAACGTGCTCAAGGAGATCACCGAGTCTGACGGCAAAGTCATCACCTTCATTGACGAGCTTCACGTATTGATGGGTGCTGGCGGTGGCGAAGGATCCGTTGCCGCCTCCAACATGCTCAAGCCCATGCTTGCCCGCGGCGAACTACGCCTGATCGGCGCCACGACGCTCAACGAATACCGCGAGTACATCGAGAAGGACGCTGCGCTCGAGCGCCGCTTCCAGCAGGTTTACGTCGGCGAGCCGACCGTTGAAGACACGATCGCGATCCTGCGCGGACTCAAGGGGCGCTACGAAGCGCACCACGGTGTCACGATTGCCGACAGCGCGCTCGTCGCCGCCGCAGCCCTCTCGAACCGCTACCTGCCGAGTCGTCAGCTGCCTGACAAGGCGATCGACCTGATCGACGAGTCGATGTCCCGGCTCAAGATGGAAATTGATTCCTCTCCTGTCGAGATCGACCAGCTCAAGCGTCAGGTTGATCGTATGAAGCTGGAAGAGCTCGCACTGAAGAAGGAGAAAGACCCGGCATCGAAGGAGCGTCTCGCGGCGTTGCGAGAGCAACTGGGCGAGTCGGAACAAGAACTTGCGGTGCTGCAGGAGCGCTGGGCTCGCGAGCGCCAGGGGCTCAACCGCGTGGGTGACTTGAAGAAGCAGCTTGATGACGCCATCACGCAGCGCGACCGCGCGCTGCGTGAGGCTGACTACGCCAAGGCCTCCAAACTCGAGTACGAGACGATTAAGCGTCTCGAAGCCGAGATTGCTGAGGCGGAGAAGGCCGAAGCGCTGTCTGCCGATGAGCCGCGCATGGTCAACGAGCAGGTCACGGAGGAAGACATTGCGGCGGTGATCGCCGCGTGGACGGGCATTCCGGTTGGCAAGCTGATGCAGGGTGAGTCGGAGAAGCTGCTGCACCTTGAAGCTGAGCTTGGCAAGCGCCTGATCGGTCAGAAGGAAGCCGTCCGTGCGGTGTCTGACGCCGTGCGTCGTTCGCGCGCTGGCATTTCTGACCCGGGCAGGCCCACGGGTTCCTTCCTGTTCCTCGGCCCGACCGGTGTCGGCAAGACCGAACTCGCCAAGGCGCTCGCTGAGTTCCTTTTCGACGACGAGCACGCCATGATCCGCATCGACATGTCGGAGTACGGCGAGAAGCACTCGGTCTCGCGTCTGGTCGGTGCCCCTCCTGGATATGTCGGCTATGAGGCTGGCGGTCAGCTCACCGAGGCGGTGCGGCGTCGCCCGTACAGCGTTGTGCTGCTCGATGAGGTGGAGAAGGCGCACCCCGAAGTGTTCGATGTCTTGCTCCAGGTGATGGACGATGGTCGTCTGACCGACGGTCAGGGCCGCACCGTCGACTTCAGCAACGTCATTCTGATTCTGACGAGCAACATCGGCTCGCCGATTCTGATTGACCCGAGCCTGAGCGCCGACGCCAAGCGCGACGGCGTGATGACCCTCGTGCGGCAGGCGTTCAAGCCTGAGTTCATCAACCGCCTCGACGACATCGTGATGTTCCAGGCCCTCAGCATCGATGACCTCTCGCAGATCGTCGAGCTCGCCATCGACCAGCTCCAGCGTCGTCTCAAGGAGCGCCGCCTCACTCTGGCGGTCACCCCTGACGCTCGTGCCTGGTTGGCTGAGCGCGGCTACGACCCGATCTTCGGTGCCCGCCCGCTGCGTCGCCTGATTCAGACCGAGGTGCAGAACAAGCTCGCCACGGCACTGCTGGCAGGCAACGTGCGCGACGGCGACACCGTTCGCGTCGACGTCTCAGCCGATGGTTCCGGGCTCGTCCTCACGAGCGGCGAATAA
- a CDS encoding nitrate/nitrite transporter has product MEANRAPNARAWIIWTVGVLAYVLSITNRSSLSALGVEAADRFSADASTLSMFAVLQVGVYAIMQIPSGLLLDRFGARPIMTIGLSMIVIGQLVMAFSPNVGVAIAARMLLGAGDAALFPGVLRLVSTWYSAQRAPLMAQLTGTVGQGGQLLALVPLPLLLHETSWEFAFATLALTTAVFAVLVFVIVRNHPPTVAADVSVNTDTGAIRVVKSSFDLRQSLGEAWQNPGTRLGFWSHFTTPFAGTAFLMLWGVPFLTAGEGQSREVASVITTLLVIFGMIMGPILGTLSGRHPLHRSYGLVLPTVALQFVAWMTVILWPGPAPVWLLIGLAFAIATGGPASMIAFDHARAYNPAHRLSTATGLVNAGGFISALILIFAIGLLLDLQGAGSPDTYTLDAFRVAFLAQIPLWLVGSIFIVRSRADVHRTLGLRPPKEPKKPKKPTVHPDDED; this is encoded by the coding sequence GTGGAGGCGAACCGAGCCCCGAACGCGCGGGCATGGATTATCTGGACCGTCGGAGTACTTGCCTACGTTCTCTCGATTACCAACCGATCATCGTTGTCGGCGCTCGGAGTGGAAGCGGCAGATCGCTTCTCCGCTGACGCATCAACGCTGTCGATGTTTGCGGTGCTGCAGGTGGGCGTTTACGCGATCATGCAGATTCCGTCCGGGCTCTTGCTCGACCGGTTTGGCGCCAGGCCCATCATGACGATCGGCCTCAGCATGATCGTCATCGGCCAATTGGTCATGGCGTTTTCGCCCAATGTTGGCGTCGCGATCGCCGCACGCATGTTGCTCGGCGCAGGAGATGCTGCACTCTTTCCCGGCGTGCTCCGACTGGTTTCCACGTGGTATTCCGCCCAGCGCGCGCCGCTCATGGCACAGCTGACCGGAACCGTGGGGCAGGGCGGCCAGCTGCTCGCGTTGGTTCCGTTGCCCTTGCTGTTGCACGAGACGAGCTGGGAGTTCGCGTTCGCGACACTGGCCTTGACGACGGCCGTGTTCGCCGTGCTCGTCTTCGTGATCGTCCGCAACCACCCGCCGACGGTTGCGGCGGACGTCTCGGTAAACACTGACACCGGAGCCATTCGCGTCGTTAAGAGCTCGTTCGACTTGCGGCAGTCGCTGGGGGAGGCGTGGCAAAACCCGGGCACGCGACTCGGGTTCTGGTCGCACTTCACGACGCCCTTCGCCGGCACCGCATTTCTCATGCTCTGGGGTGTGCCGTTCCTGACCGCAGGCGAAGGGCAATCGCGCGAGGTCGCATCCGTCATTACGACGCTGCTCGTGATCTTCGGCATGATCATGGGGCCGATCCTGGGAACACTGTCGGGGCGGCACCCGCTGCATCGCTCATACGGCCTTGTCTTGCCGACGGTGGCGCTCCAGTTCGTCGCATGGATGACGGTCATCCTCTGGCCAGGTCCGGCGCCCGTCTGGTTGCTCATTGGGCTGGCCTTCGCCATCGCGACGGGTGGCCCGGCCTCGATGATCGCGTTCGACCACGCTCGCGCCTACAACCCGGCACACCGATTGTCGACGGCGACCGGTCTCGTGAACGCCGGTGGATTCATTTCCGCCCTGATCCTGATCTTCGCGATCGGTCTGCTGCTTGACCTGCAGGGTGCAGGGTCTCCCGACACGTACACGCTCGATGCTTTCCGCGTCGCCTTCCTTGCGCAGATTCCGCTCTGGCTGGTGGGGTCGATCTTCATCGTGCGTAGCCGCGCCGACGTGCACCGCACGCTGGGTCTGCGTCCGCCGAAAGAGCCAAAGAAGCCGAAGAAGCCGACCGTACATCCTGACGACGAAGACTGA